In one Methylocaldum szegediense genomic region, the following are encoded:
- a CDS encoding DUF3772 domain-containing protein, with translation MTRYSPILRFLWLVLLLLLLGSYFGLGWSAESEQARPLNELLKEWQKVLDEAEKELADPEISDRRLAALRDQLTTIQLEARAAEEAARPQIQVIRDELTALGPPPTEGAPPEVPTVAAKRKAINERLAAAEGAIKEADLIIARAARIAGDVKSLRRARFTEHVLKRGVSPLSPAVWRKAWSEVNTGLSVITHNVQQWWTSNTFAKDAWAIGWRLALGVGTAILLAFPLRRQLIRKFGYIEIEAEPTYGDRLRTALFTGFIRALLPSAAALALFLSLLYTGVLTERSFAVARTALFSLVALFFVTGFSRAALAPFEPVWRLVHVHDAGALAISRTVKGLAIVFALDRVLAQVGAQFNASVESTLLQKFLFGVLIAALLLSLLRRGIWFSPDREPLSPGWQRLRYVLKALVYVIPIAGLLGYVVLSEYLATQLVLTVGLYLSVLLLRKLSYELVDHILSKESALGAKLRSSLVLSDDGAEMLKFWVGGTLNLLIMVMGLVALLILWGAAGKDLTAWLHDVFFGFRIGSITLSVADLLVALALFAGLLAATRMLQKALDQRIFPKTRLDVGVRHSIRSGTGYVGFAVAAMLAISSLGIDLSNLAIIAGALSVGIGFGLQNIVNNFVSGLILLIERPIKAGDWVVVGDHQGHVKKISVRATEITTSDRASVYIPNSTLISGALTNRTYADKPVGRISLPLGLSHDTDAKRVRDLLSKIALDHPEIRRVPPPVVLFKGFAESVRNFELIAFVHDAGKLDAVISDLCFEIDDTFRKEGIPFPFPPRNVNLNLNGDQLRQILTARGDNRPSAD, from the coding sequence ATGACTAGATATTCTCCGATACTGCGCTTCCTTTGGCTGGTCCTGCTGCTTCTTTTGTTGGGGTCGTATTTCGGACTCGGCTGGTCGGCCGAGTCGGAGCAGGCACGCCCGCTGAACGAATTGCTGAAAGAGTGGCAAAAAGTCCTGGACGAAGCCGAGAAAGAATTGGCCGACCCTGAAATTTCCGACCGAAGGCTTGCGGCTCTGCGCGATCAACTGACAACGATTCAGCTTGAGGCCCGCGCTGCGGAAGAAGCCGCTCGTCCCCAAATTCAAGTGATTCGAGACGAGCTTACTGCGTTGGGGCCGCCACCCACGGAGGGTGCTCCCCCCGAAGTACCGACGGTGGCGGCTAAGCGTAAAGCCATCAACGAACGGCTGGCTGCCGCGGAAGGTGCGATCAAAGAGGCCGACCTCATTATCGCTCGCGCCGCCCGCATTGCGGGGGACGTGAAGTCCTTGCGACGCGCCCGTTTCACGGAGCACGTCCTGAAGCGTGGCGTGTCGCCGCTTTCACCAGCAGTATGGCGTAAAGCCTGGTCTGAGGTGAATACGGGACTTAGCGTCATCACGCACAACGTTCAGCAGTGGTGGACCAGCAACACCTTTGCGAAAGACGCGTGGGCTATCGGCTGGCGTTTGGCCTTAGGAGTAGGCACGGCGATCCTCCTAGCGTTTCCCTTACGCAGGCAGTTGATCCGAAAATTCGGCTATATCGAAATCGAAGCGGAACCGACCTACGGCGACCGGCTGAGAACGGCACTGTTCACGGGGTTCATTCGGGCTTTACTGCCGTCGGCCGCCGCTTTGGCGCTGTTCCTGAGCCTCCTTTATACGGGCGTGTTGACTGAGCGATCATTCGCGGTGGCACGTACAGCTTTGTTCTCGCTGGTTGCGCTTTTTTTCGTGACGGGCTTTTCCCGGGCGGCGTTGGCTCCGTTCGAGCCCGTATGGCGGCTGGTTCACGTTCATGACGCCGGGGCTCTGGCGATCAGCCGCACGGTGAAAGGTTTGGCCATTGTATTTGCTTTAGACCGGGTCTTAGCGCAAGTCGGAGCTCAGTTTAATGCCTCGGTCGAATCGACCCTTTTGCAAAAATTTCTGTTCGGCGTGCTGATTGCCGCATTGTTGCTCAGTCTGCTGCGCCGAGGGATATGGTTCTCCCCCGATAGAGAACCACTCAGCCCCGGCTGGCAGCGCCTTCGATATGTGCTGAAGGCCTTGGTTTACGTCATCCCGATAGCGGGATTGCTCGGTTATGTGGTGTTGTCCGAGTATTTGGCTACTCAGCTGGTGTTGACGGTTGGACTTTATTTGTCCGTGCTTCTCCTCCGGAAGCTCAGTTACGAACTCGTCGACCACATCTTGAGTAAGGAATCGGCTCTGGGCGCAAAACTCCGCAGCAGCTTGGTTCTGAGTGACGATGGTGCGGAGATGCTCAAGTTCTGGGTTGGAGGGACCCTGAACCTCTTGATTATGGTCATGGGGTTGGTTGCGCTGTTGATCTTGTGGGGTGCCGCCGGCAAAGATCTTACCGCTTGGCTTCACGACGTCTTCTTCGGTTTCCGGATTGGCAGCATCACCTTGTCGGTGGCTGACTTGCTCGTGGCGCTGGCGCTCTTCGCTGGGCTACTCGCGGCCACTCGCATGTTACAGAAGGCTCTGGATCAGCGCATTTTCCCGAAGACGCGACTGGATGTCGGCGTCCGGCACTCGATCCGCTCCGGGACCGGCTACGTGGGATTTGCCGTGGCGGCCATGCTGGCGATCTCAAGCTTGGGGATAGACCTCTCCAATCTAGCCATCATTGCTGGTGCCCTATCCGTCGGCATCGGTTTCGGCTTGCAGAATATCGTCAACAATTTCGTGTCGGGGCTGATTCTTCTCATCGAACGCCCAATCAAAGCCGGCGATTGGGTCGTGGTGGGCGATCATCAGGGCCATGTCAAAAAGATTAGCGTCCGGGCGACTGAAATTACGACCTCCGATCGCGCGTCGGTTTACATTCCCAACTCCACGTTGATTTCGGGTGCGCTGACGAATCGGACCTATGCCGACAAACCGGTGGGGCGCATTTCGCTCCCACTCGGCTTGTCTCATGATACGGACGCCAAACGGGTGCGTGACCTTCTGTCGAAGATCGCGCTGGATCACCCGGAAATCCGACGAGTGCCTCCGCCCGTCGTTTTGTTCAAAGGCTTTGCGGAAAGTGTCAGAAACTTCGAGCTGATCGCATTTGTCCACGATGCTGGAAAACTCGATGCGGTGATCAGCGATCTTTGTTTCGAGATCGACGATACCTTCCGCAAGGAAGGAATCCCGTTCCCATTCCCGCCTCGGAACGTGAATCTGAATCTGAACGGTGATCAGCTACGGCAAATCCTGACGGCGCGCGGGGACAACAGGCCGTCGGCGGATTGA